From one Mycolicibacterium sp. HK-90 genomic stretch:
- a CDS encoding protoporphyrinogen oxidase, with the protein MSASYCVVGGGISGLVAAYRLRLAAGPRALITLLDPADRLGGVLRTERVGGQPFDVGAEAFVVRRPEMLDLLAELGLAGRQLSPTGARPLIYSGARLHQLPQGTLQGIPAQASSMLGLVDDETVARILDERARPLRWNRGADPSVAELVGDRFGPQVVTRSVDPLLTGVYAGSSVTIGLRSAVPSLAAALDRGARSLTEAVREALPPPSSAPVFGAVDGGYAVLLEELRRRADVRWVQVGAVRVDRRERGWAVLDDEGATWHADAVLLAVPAPRLATLIEHVAPRTAAAARRIRTASAAVVALALPGGTPLPQQSGVLVAAGERLNAKAITMSSRKWGRRGNVEMVRLSFGRYGDDMAANTGDDDLLAWAARDLNTLFGVTVDPVDSHVHRWIDAMPQYGPGHGELVAELRAGLPPTLAVAGGYLDGIGVPACVGTATRAAAELVNSRVAR; encoded by the coding sequence CGGCTCGGCGGGGTGCTGCGCACCGAACGGGTCGGCGGTCAGCCGTTCGACGTCGGGGCCGAGGCGTTCGTGGTGCGCCGGCCCGAGATGCTGGACCTGCTCGCCGAGCTGGGCCTGGCCGGCCGGCAGCTCAGCCCCACCGGCGCCCGCCCCCTGATCTACAGCGGGGCCCGGCTGCATCAGCTGCCCCAAGGCACCCTGCAGGGCATACCCGCGCAGGCGTCGTCGATGCTCGGCCTGGTCGACGACGAAACGGTGGCGCGCATCCTCGACGAGAGGGCCCGTCCGCTGCGGTGGAACCGAGGCGCCGATCCGTCGGTCGCCGAGCTGGTCGGTGACCGGTTCGGCCCGCAGGTGGTGACCCGGTCCGTCGACCCGCTGCTGACCGGGGTGTATGCCGGGTCATCGGTCACGATCGGGCTGCGTTCGGCGGTGCCGTCGCTGGCGGCCGCACTGGACCGGGGCGCGCGCAGCCTCACCGAGGCAGTGCGTGAGGCGCTGCCGCCGCCGTCCAGCGCGCCGGTTTTCGGCGCGGTCGACGGTGGCTACGCCGTGCTGTTGGAGGAGTTGCGCCGCCGGGCCGACGTGCGGTGGGTCCAGGTCGGTGCGGTGCGGGTGGACCGGCGTGAACGAGGCTGGGCGGTGCTCGACGACGAGGGCGCCACGTGGCATGCCGACGCGGTGCTGCTGGCGGTCCCGGCCCCGCGCCTGGCGACGCTGATCGAACACGTCGCGCCGCGCACGGCCGCGGCGGCCCGACGCATCAGGACGGCCTCGGCGGCGGTGGTGGCGCTGGCGCTGCCGGGTGGCACGCCGCTCCCGCAGCAGTCCGGGGTGCTGGTGGCCGCGGGGGAACGGCTCAACGCCAAGGCCATCACGATGTCCTCGCGCAAATGGGGCCGGCGCGGCAACGTCGAGATGGTGCGGCTGTCGTTCGGCCGCTACGGCGACGACATGGCCGCCAACACCGGCGATGACGACCTGCTGGCCTGGGCGGCCCGCGATCTGAACACCCTGTTCGGGGTCACGGTGGATCCGGTGGACAGCCATGTGCACCGCTGGATCGACGCCATGCCGCAGTACGGTCCCGGCCACGGTGAACTGGTCGCCGAGCTGCGGGCCGGGCTGCCTCCGACCCTGGCCGTGGCCGGCGGCTATCTGGACGGCATCGGGGTGCCTGCGTGTGTGGGAACCGCCACTCGAGCGGCCGCGGAACTGGTGAACAGCCGCGTGGCACGATAG
- the hemQ gene encoding hydrogen peroxide-dependent heme synthase has protein sequence MAKLDYDELNSTIRYLMFSVFAVSPGELGEDRTEVTAEAAAFFKTQEERGVVVRGLYDVAGLRADADFMVWTHADNIEALQATYSDFRRATALGRISDPVWSSVALHRPAEFNKSHVPAFIAGEDPGNYICVYPFVRSYEWYLLPDEERRRMLSEHGMAARGYKDVRANTVPAFALGDYEWILAFEAPELHRIVDLMRDLRATDARRHTREETPFFTGPRVSVEDLVAKLP, from the coding sequence ATGGCCAAGCTCGACTACGACGAACTGAACTCCACCATCCGCTACCTGATGTTCTCGGTGTTCGCGGTGAGCCCCGGGGAACTGGGCGAAGATCGCACCGAGGTGACCGCCGAGGCGGCGGCGTTCTTCAAGACCCAGGAAGAGCGTGGGGTGGTCGTGCGCGGCCTGTACGACGTGGCCGGGCTGCGGGCCGACGCCGACTTCATGGTCTGGACCCACGCCGACAACATCGAGGCGCTGCAGGCCACCTACTCGGACTTCCGCCGCGCCACCGCGCTGGGCCGCATCAGCGACCCGGTGTGGAGCAGCGTCGCGCTGCACCGGCCGGCCGAGTTCAACAAGAGCCACGTACCGGCGTTCATCGCCGGCGAGGATCCGGGCAACTACATCTGTGTGTACCCGTTCGTCCGCTCTTACGAGTGGTACCTGCTGCCCGACGAAGAGCGTCGCCGCATGCTGTCCGAGCACGGCATGGCCGCCCGCGGTTACAAGGATGTCCGGGCGAACACGGTGCCGGCGTTCGCGCTCGGCGACTACGAGTGGATCCTGGCCTTCGAGGCGCCCGAGCTGCACCGCATCGTCGACCTCATGCGCGACCTGCGGGCCACCGACGCCCGTCGGCACACCCGCGAGGAGACACCGTTCTTCACCGGCCCGCGGGTCAGCGTCGAGGACCTGGTCGCCAAGCTGCCGTAG